The Aphis gossypii isolate Hap1 chromosome 3, ASM2018417v2, whole genome shotgun sequence genome includes a region encoding these proteins:
- the LOC114128878 gene encoding uncharacterized protein LOC114128878 isoform X5 has translation MGTLSIAVFCFLATASIFDTTCATFGGKEHVHIRVHVPTIVKEVYVKKPVHHYEHHDDHYSGHSDHGSSSGGYGGSSSSYGSGGDDSYSGHGSSGIYDSGSSGHGGSSYDDGSSDEYISSDHGSGGYSGSSGGYGGSSGGYGGSSGGHGGSSGGYSGSSGGFGGSSGGYSGSSSGHGGSSGGFGISSGGYGGSSGGYGGSSGGHGGSSGGYSGSLGSYGSSSGGYGGSSSGILFSGYSASNHKGSSGGHGGSSSGGYGGSSSGGYGGSSSGGYGGSSSGGYGGSSFGGHGGSSSGGYGGSSSGGYGGSSFGGHGGSSSGGYGGSSLGGYGGSSSGGYGGSSFGGHGGSSSGGYGGSSFGGLGGSSSGGYGGSSFGGFGGSSSGGYGGSSFGGHGGSSGGYGGSSGGFGGYSGSDHGSSSGGHGGDTYSAPGQDSYGPPGESFPYTKK, from the exons aTGGGCACTTTATCAATCGCA GTCTTTTGTTTCCTTGCAACCGCCAGCATATTCGACACCACATGTGCAACATTTGGCGGCAAAGAACa TGTACATATTCGTGTGCATGTGCCAACCATCGTGAAAGaagtttatgtaaaaaaaccaGTTCACCATTACGAACACCACGATGACCATTATTCTGGCCACAGTGATCATGGTAGTTCATCTGGTGGTTATGGAGGATCTTCTAGTAGTTATGGTAGTGGCGGAGATGACTCGTATAGTG gTCATGGATCTTCTGGTATTTATGATTCTGGATCAAGTGGACATGGTGGTAGTAGCTATGACGATGGTTCGTCCGATGAATATATTTCCAGCGATCATGGATCAGGAGGATATAGCGGATCTTCTGGTGGTTATGGTGGTTCATCGGGAGGATATGGTGGATCTTCTGGTGGTCATGGAGGTTCATCAGGAGGCTACAGTGGATCTTCCGGTGGATTTGGTGGTTCATCGGGAGGATACAGTGGATCTTCAAGCGGTCATGGTGGCTCATCAGGAGGATTCGGTATATCTTCTGGTGGATATGGTGGTTCATCAGGAGGATATGGTGGATCTTCCGGTGGTCATGGAGGTTCGTCAGGAGGCTACAGTGGTTCCCTAGGAAGCTATGGAAGTTCATCTGGAGGTTATGGCGGTTCTTCAAGTGGAATTTTATTCAGTGGCTATTCTGCTAGCAATCACAAAGGATCATCTGGTGGACACGGAGGAAGTTCATCCGGTGGATACGGAGGTAGTTCATCCGGTGGATACGGAGGTAGTTCATCTGGTGGATACGGAG GTAGTTCATCCGGTGGATACGGAGGTAGTTCATTCGGTGGACACGGAGGAAGTTCATCCGGTGGATACGGAGGTAGTTCATCTGGTGGATACGGAGGTAGTTCATTCGGTGGACACGGAGGTAGTTCATCTGGTGGATATGGAGGTAGTTCATTAGGTGGATACGGTGGAAGTTCATCCGGTGGATACGGAGGTAGTTCATTTGGAGGTCATGGAGGAAGTTCATCTGGAGGATATGGTGGAAGTTCATTCGGAGGACTTGGAGGAAGTTCATCTGGAGGATATGGTGGAAGTTCATTCGGAGGATTCGGAGGAAGTTCATCAGGAGGATATGGTGGTAGTTCATTTGGAGGACACGGAGGAAGTTCTGGAGGATATGGAGGAAGTTCGGGAGGTTTTGGAGGCTACTCGGGTAGTGACCATGGTTCCAGCTCTGGAGGCCATGGTGGAGACACCTACTCAGCCCCAGGACAGGATAGCTATGGACCACCAGGGGAAAGTTTTccttatactaaaaaataa
- the LOC114128878 gene encoding loricrin-like isoform X36, which produces MGTLSIAVFCFLATASIFDTTCATFGGKEHVHIRVHVPTIVKEVYVKKPVHHYEHHDDHYSGHSDHGSSSGGYGGSSSSYGSGGDDSYSGHGSSGIYDSGSSGHGGSSYDDGSSDEYISSDHGSGGYSGSSGGYGGSSGGYGGSSGGHGGSSGGYSGSSGGFGGSSGGYSGSSSGHGGSSGGFGISSGGYGGSSGGYGGSSGGHGGSSGGYSGSLGSYGSSSGGYGGSSSGILFSGYSASNHKGSSGGHGGSSSGGYGGSSSGGYGGSSFGGHGGSSSGGYGGSSLGGYGGSSSGGYGGSSFGGHGGSSSGGYGGSSFGGLGGSSSGGYGGSSFGGFGGSSSGGYGGSSFGGHGGSSGGYGGSSGGFGGYSGSDHGSSSGGHGGDTYSAPGQDSYGPPGESFPYTKK; this is translated from the exons aTGGGCACTTTATCAATCGCA GTCTTTTGTTTCCTTGCAACCGCCAGCATATTCGACACCACATGTGCAACATTTGGCGGCAAAGAACa TGTACATATTCGTGTGCATGTGCCAACCATCGTGAAAGaagtttatgtaaaaaaaccaGTTCACCATTACGAACACCACGATGACCATTATTCTGGCCACAGTGATCATGGTAGTTCATCTGGTGGTTATGGAGGATCTTCTAGTAGTTATGGTAGTGGCGGAGATGACTCGTATAGTG gTCATGGATCTTCTGGTATTTATGATTCTGGATCAAGTGGACATGGTGGTAGTAGCTATGACGATGGTTCGTCCGATGAATATATTTCCAGCGATCATGGATCAGGAGGATATAGCGGATCTTCTGGTGGTTATGGTGGTTCATCGGGAGGATATGGTGGATCTTCTGGTGGTCATGGAGGTTCATCAGGAGGCTACAGTGGATCTTCCGGTGGATTTGGTGGTTCATCGGGAGGATACAGTGGATCTTCAAGCGGTCATGGTGGCTCATCAGGAGGATTCGGTATATCTTCTGGTGGATATGGTGGTTCATCAGGAGGATATGGTGGATCTTCCGGTGGTCATGGAGGTTCGTCAGGAGGCTACAGTGGTTCCCTAGGAAGCTATGGAAGTTCATCTGGAGGTTATGGCGGTTCTTCAAGTGGAATTTTATTCAGTGGCTATTCTGCTAGCAATCACAAAGGATCATCTGGTGGACACGGAGGAAGTTCATCCGGTGGATACGGAG GAAGTTCATCCGGTGGATACGGAG GTAGTTCATTCGGTGGACACGGAGGTAGTTCATCTGGTGGATATGGAGGTAGTTCATTAGGTGGATACGGTGGAAGTTCATCCGGTGGATACGGAGGTAGTTCATTTGGAGGTCATGGAGGAAGTTCATCTGGAGGATATGGTGGAAGTTCATTCGGAGGACTTGGAGGAAGTTCATCTGGAGGATATGGTGGAAGTTCATTCGGAGGATTCGGAGGAAGTTCATCAGGAGGATATGGTGGTAGTTCATTTGGAGGACACGGAGGAAGTTCTGGAGGATATGGAGGAAGTTCGGGAGGTTTTGGAGGCTACTCGGGTAGTGACCATGGTTCCAGCTCTGGAGGCCATGGTGGAGACACCTACTCAGCCCCAGGACAGGATAGCTATGGACCACCAGGGGAAAGTTTTccttatactaaaaaataa
- the LOC114128878 gene encoding keratin, type I cytoskeletal 9-like isoform X47 — MGTLSIAVFCFLATASIFDTTCATFGGKEHVHIRVHVPTIVKEVYVKKPVHHYEHHDDHYSGHSDHGSSSGGYGGSSSSYGSGGDDSYSGHGSSGIYDSGSSGHGGSSYDDGSSDEYISSDHGSGGYSGSSGGYGGSSGGYGGSSGGHGGSSGGYSGSSGGFGGSSGGYSGSSSGHGGSSGGFGISSGGYGGSSGGYGGSSGGHGGSSGGYSGSLGSYGSSSGGYGGSSSGILFSGYSASNHKGSSGGHGGSSSGGYGGSSSGGYGGSSLGGYGGSSSGGYGGSSFGGHGGSSSGGYGGSSFGGLGGSSSGGYGGSSFGGFGGSSSGGYGGSSFGGHGGSSGGYGGSSGGFGGYSGSDHGSSSGGHGGDTYSAPGQDSYGPPGESFPYTKK; from the exons aTGGGCACTTTATCAATCGCA GTCTTTTGTTTCCTTGCAACCGCCAGCATATTCGACACCACATGTGCAACATTTGGCGGCAAAGAACa TGTACATATTCGTGTGCATGTGCCAACCATCGTGAAAGaagtttatgtaaaaaaaccaGTTCACCATTACGAACACCACGATGACCATTATTCTGGCCACAGTGATCATGGTAGTTCATCTGGTGGTTATGGAGGATCTTCTAGTAGTTATGGTAGTGGCGGAGATGACTCGTATAGTG gTCATGGATCTTCTGGTATTTATGATTCTGGATCAAGTGGACATGGTGGTAGTAGCTATGACGATGGTTCGTCCGATGAATATATTTCCAGCGATCATGGATCAGGAGGATATAGCGGATCTTCTGGTGGTTATGGTGGTTCATCGGGAGGATATGGTGGATCTTCTGGTGGTCATGGAGGTTCATCAGGAGGCTACAGTGGATCTTCCGGTGGATTTGGTGGTTCATCGGGAGGATACAGTGGATCTTCAAGCGGTCATGGTGGCTCATCAGGAGGATTCGGTATATCTTCTGGTGGATATGGTGGTTCATCAGGAGGATATGGTGGATCTTCCGGTGGTCATGGAGGTTCGTCAGGAGGCTACAGTGGTTCCCTAGGAAGCTATGGAAGTTCATCTGGAGGTTATGGCGGTTCTTCAAGTGGAATTTTATTCAGTGGCTATTCTGCTAGCAATCACAAAGGATCATCTGGTGGACACGGAGGAAGTTCATCCGGTGGATACGGAG GTAGTTCATCTGGTGGATACGGAG GTAGTTCATTAGGTGGATACGGTGGAAGTTCATCCGGTGGATACGGAGGTAGTTCATTTGGAGGTCATGGAGGAAGTTCATCTGGAGGATATGGTGGAAGTTCATTCGGAGGACTTGGAGGAAGTTCATCTGGAGGATATGGTGGAAGTTCATTCGGAGGATTCGGAGGAAGTTCATCAGGAGGATATGGTGGTAGTTCATTTGGAGGACACGGAGGAAGTTCTGGAGGATATGGAGGAAGTTCGGGAGGTTTTGGAGGCTACTCGGGTAGTGACCATGGTTCCAGCTCTGGAGGCCATGGTGGAGACACCTACTCAGCCCCAGGACAGGATAGCTATGGACCACCAGGGGAAAGTTTTccttatactaaaaaataa
- the LOC114128878 gene encoding uncharacterized protein LOC114128878 isoform X1: MGTLSIAVFCFLATASIFDTTCATFGGKEHVHIRVHVPTIVKEVYVKKPVHHYEHHDDHYSGHSDHGSSSGGYGGSSSSYGSGGDDSYSGHGSSGIYDSGSSGHGGSSYDDGSSDEYISSDHGSGGYSGSSGGYGGSSGGYGGSSGGHGGSSGGYSGSSGGFGGSSGGYSGSSSGHGGSSGGFGISSGGYGGSSGGYGGSSGGHGGSSGGYSGSLGSYGSSSGGYGGSSSGILFSGYSASNHKGSSGGHGGSSSGGYGGSSSGGYGGSSSGGYGGSSFGGHGGSSSGGYGGSSSGGYGGSSFGGHGGSSSGGYGGSSSGGYGGSSFGGHGGSSSGGYGGSSLGGYGGSSSGGYGGSSFGGHGGSSSGGYGGSSFGGLGGSSSGGYGGSSFGGFGGSSSGGYGGSSFGGHGGSSGGYGGSSGGFGGYSGSDHGSSSGGHGGDTYSAPGQDSYGPPGESFPYTKK; encoded by the exons aTGGGCACTTTATCAATCGCA GTCTTTTGTTTCCTTGCAACCGCCAGCATATTCGACACCACATGTGCAACATTTGGCGGCAAAGAACa TGTACATATTCGTGTGCATGTGCCAACCATCGTGAAAGaagtttatgtaaaaaaaccaGTTCACCATTACGAACACCACGATGACCATTATTCTGGCCACAGTGATCATGGTAGTTCATCTGGTGGTTATGGAGGATCTTCTAGTAGTTATGGTAGTGGCGGAGATGACTCGTATAGTG gTCATGGATCTTCTGGTATTTATGATTCTGGATCAAGTGGACATGGTGGTAGTAGCTATGACGATGGTTCGTCCGATGAATATATTTCCAGCGATCATGGATCAGGAGGATATAGCGGATCTTCTGGTGGTTATGGTGGTTCATCGGGAGGATATGGTGGATCTTCTGGTGGTCATGGAGGTTCATCAGGAGGCTACAGTGGATCTTCCGGTGGATTTGGTGGTTCATCGGGAGGATACAGTGGATCTTCAAGCGGTCATGGTGGCTCATCAGGAGGATTCGGTATATCTTCTGGTGGATATGGTGGTTCATCAGGAGGATATGGTGGATCTTCCGGTGGTCATGGAGGTTCGTCAGGAGGCTACAGTGGTTCCCTAGGAAGCTATGGAAGTTCATCTGGAGGTTATGGCGGTTCTTCAAGTGGAATTTTATTCAGTGGCTATTCTGCTAGCAATCACAAAGGATCATCTGGTGGACACGGAGGAAGTTCATCCGGTGGATACGGAGGTAGTTCATCCGGTGGATACGGAGGTAGTTCATCTGGTGGATACGGAGGTAGTTCATTCGGTGGACACGGAGGAAGTTCATCCGGTGGATACGGAGGTAGTTCATCCGGTGGATACGGAGGTAGTTCATTCGGTGGACACGGAGGAAGTTCATCCGGTGGATACGGAGGTAGTTCATCTGGTGGATACGGAGGTAGTTCATTCGGTGGACACGGAGGTAGTTCATCTGGTGGATATGGAGGTAGTTCATTAGGTGGATACGGTGGAAGTTCATCCGGTGGATACGGAGGTAGTTCATTTGGAGGTCATGGAGGAAGTTCATCTGGAGGATATGGTGGAAGTTCATTCGGAGGACTTGGAGGAAGTTCATCTGGAGGATATGGTGGAAGTTCATTCGGAGGATTCGGAGGAAGTTCATCAGGAGGATATGGTGGTAGTTCATTTGGAGGACACGGAGGAAGTTCTGGAGGATATGGAGGAAGTTCGGGAGGTTTTGGAGGCTACTCGGGTAGTGACCATGGTTCCAGCTCTGGAGGCCATGGTGGAGACACCTACTCAGCCCCAGGACAGGATAGCTATGGACCACCAGGGGAAAGTTTTccttatactaaaaaataa
- the LOC114128878 gene encoding loricrin-like isoform X39 gives MGTLSIAVFCFLATASIFDTTCATFGGKEHVHIRVHVPTIVKEVYVKKPVHHYEHHDDHYSGHSDHGSSSGGYGGSSSSYGSGGDDSYSGHGSSGIYDSGSSGHGGSSYDDGSSDEYISSDHGSGGYSGSSGGYGGSSGGYGGSSGGHGGSSGGYSGSSGGFGGSSGGYSGSSSGHGGSSGGFGISSGGYGGSSGGYGGSSGGHGGSSGGYSGSLGSYGSSSGGYGGSSSGILFSGYSASNHKGSSGGHGGSSSGGYGGSSSGGYGGSSSGGYGGSSSGGYGGSSLGGYGGSSSGGYGGSSFGGHGGSSSGGYGGSSFGGLGGSSSGGYGGSSFGGFGGSSSGGYGGSSFGGHGGSSGGYGGSSGGFGGYSGSDHGSSSGGHGGDTYSAPGQDSYGPPGESFPYTKK, from the exons aTGGGCACTTTATCAATCGCA GTCTTTTGTTTCCTTGCAACCGCCAGCATATTCGACACCACATGTGCAACATTTGGCGGCAAAGAACa TGTACATATTCGTGTGCATGTGCCAACCATCGTGAAAGaagtttatgtaaaaaaaccaGTTCACCATTACGAACACCACGATGACCATTATTCTGGCCACAGTGATCATGGTAGTTCATCTGGTGGTTATGGAGGATCTTCTAGTAGTTATGGTAGTGGCGGAGATGACTCGTATAGTG gTCATGGATCTTCTGGTATTTATGATTCTGGATCAAGTGGACATGGTGGTAGTAGCTATGACGATGGTTCGTCCGATGAATATATTTCCAGCGATCATGGATCAGGAGGATATAGCGGATCTTCTGGTGGTTATGGTGGTTCATCGGGAGGATATGGTGGATCTTCTGGTGGTCATGGAGGTTCATCAGGAGGCTACAGTGGATCTTCCGGTGGATTTGGTGGTTCATCGGGAGGATACAGTGGATCTTCAAGCGGTCATGGTGGCTCATCAGGAGGATTCGGTATATCTTCTGGTGGATATGGTGGTTCATCAGGAGGATATGGTGGATCTTCCGGTGGTCATGGAGGTTCGTCAGGAGGCTACAGTGGTTCCCTAGGAAGCTATGGAAGTTCATCTGGAGGTTATGGCGGTTCTTCAAGTGGAATTTTATTCAGTGGCTATTCTGCTAGCAATCACAAAGGATCATCTGGTGGACACGGAGGAAGTTCATCCGGTGGATACGGAG GAAGTTCATCCGGTGGATACGGAGGTAGTTCATCCGGTGGATACGGAG GTAGTTCATCTGGTGGATACGGAG GTAGTTCATTAGGTGGATACGGTGGAAGTTCATCCGGTGGATACGGAGGTAGTTCATTTGGAGGTCATGGAGGAAGTTCATCTGGAGGATATGGTGGAAGTTCATTCGGAGGACTTGGAGGAAGTTCATCTGGAGGATATGGTGGAAGTTCATTCGGAGGATTCGGAGGAAGTTCATCAGGAGGATATGGTGGTAGTTCATTTGGAGGACACGGAGGAAGTTCTGGAGGATATGGAGGAAGTTCGGGAGGTTTTGGAGGCTACTCGGGTAGTGACCATGGTTCCAGCTCTGGAGGCCATGGTGGAGACACCTACTCAGCCCCAGGACAGGATAGCTATGGACCACCAGGGGAAAGTTTTccttatactaaaaaataa
- the LOC114128878 gene encoding uncharacterized protein LOC114128878 isoform X30, producing MGTLSIAVFCFLATASIFDTTCATFGGKEHVHIRVHVPTIVKEVYVKKPVHHYEHHDDHYSGHSDHGSSSGGYGGSSSSYGSGGDDSYSGHGSSGIYDSGSSGHGGSSYDDGSSDEYISSDHGSGGYSGSSGGYGGSSGGYGGSSGGHGGSSGGYSGSSGGFGGSSGGYSGSSSGHGGSSGGFGISSGGYGGSSGGYGGSSGGHGGSSGGYSGSLGSYGSSSGGYGGSSSGILFSGYSASNHKGSSGGHGGSSSGGYGGSSSGGYGGSSSGGYGGSSFGGHGGSSSGGYGGSSLGGYGGSSSGGYGGSSFGGHGGSSSGGYGGSSFGGLGGSSSGGYGGSSFGGFGGSSSGGYGGSSFGGHGGSSGGYGGSSGGFGGYSGSDHGSSSGGHGGDTYSAPGQDSYGPPGESFPYTKK from the exons aTGGGCACTTTATCAATCGCA GTCTTTTGTTTCCTTGCAACCGCCAGCATATTCGACACCACATGTGCAACATTTGGCGGCAAAGAACa TGTACATATTCGTGTGCATGTGCCAACCATCGTGAAAGaagtttatgtaaaaaaaccaGTTCACCATTACGAACACCACGATGACCATTATTCTGGCCACAGTGATCATGGTAGTTCATCTGGTGGTTATGGAGGATCTTCTAGTAGTTATGGTAGTGGCGGAGATGACTCGTATAGTG gTCATGGATCTTCTGGTATTTATGATTCTGGATCAAGTGGACATGGTGGTAGTAGCTATGACGATGGTTCGTCCGATGAATATATTTCCAGCGATCATGGATCAGGAGGATATAGCGGATCTTCTGGTGGTTATGGTGGTTCATCGGGAGGATATGGTGGATCTTCTGGTGGTCATGGAGGTTCATCAGGAGGCTACAGTGGATCTTCCGGTGGATTTGGTGGTTCATCGGGAGGATACAGTGGATCTTCAAGCGGTCATGGTGGCTCATCAGGAGGATTCGGTATATCTTCTGGTGGATATGGTGGTTCATCAGGAGGATATGGTGGATCTTCCGGTGGTCATGGAGGTTCGTCAGGAGGCTACAGTGGTTCCCTAGGAAGCTATGGAAGTTCATCTGGAGGTTATGGCGGTTCTTCAAGTGGAATTTTATTCAGTGGCTATTCTGCTAGCAATCACAAAGGATCATCTGGTGGACACGGAGGAAGTTCATCCGGTGGATACGGAGGTAGTTCATCCGGTGGATACGGAG GAAGTTCATCCGGTGGATACGGAG GTAGTTCATTCGGTGGACACGGAGGTAGTTCATCTGGTGGATATGGAGGTAGTTCATTAGGTGGATACGGTGGAAGTTCATCCGGTGGATACGGAGGTAGTTCATTTGGAGGTCATGGAGGAAGTTCATCTGGAGGATATGGTGGAAGTTCATTCGGAGGACTTGGAGGAAGTTCATCTGGAGGATATGGTGGAAGTTCATTCGGAGGATTCGGAGGAAGTTCATCAGGAGGATATGGTGGTAGTTCATTTGGAGGACACGGAGGAAGTTCTGGAGGATATGGAGGAAGTTCGGGAGGTTTTGGAGGCTACTCGGGTAGTGACCATGGTTCCAGCTCTGGAGGCCATGGTGGAGACACCTACTCAGCCCCAGGACAGGATAGCTATGGACCACCAGGGGAAAGTTTTccttatactaaaaaataa
- the LOC114128878 gene encoding keratin, type I cytoskeletal 9-like isoform X48: MGTLSIAVFCFLATASIFDTTCATFGGKEHVHIRVHVPTIVKEVYVKKPVHHYEHHDDHYSGHSDHGSSSGGYGGSSSSYGSGGDDSYSGHGSSGIYDSGSSGHGGSSYDDGSSDEYISSDHGSGGYSGSSGGYGGSSGGYGGSSGGHGGSSGGYSGSSGGFGGSSGGYSGSSSGHGGSSGGFGISSGGYGGSSGGYGGSSGGHGGSSGGYSGSLGSYGSSSGGYGGSSSGILFSGYSASNHKGSSGGHGGSSSGGYGGSSLGGYGGSSSGGYGGSSFGGHGGSSSGGYGGSSFGGLGGSSSGGYGGSSFGGFGGSSSGGYGGSSFGGHGGSSGGYGGSSGGFGGYSGSDHGSSSGGHGGDTYSAPGQDSYGPPGESFPYTKK; encoded by the exons aTGGGCACTTTATCAATCGCA GTCTTTTGTTTCCTTGCAACCGCCAGCATATTCGACACCACATGTGCAACATTTGGCGGCAAAGAACa TGTACATATTCGTGTGCATGTGCCAACCATCGTGAAAGaagtttatgtaaaaaaaccaGTTCACCATTACGAACACCACGATGACCATTATTCTGGCCACAGTGATCATGGTAGTTCATCTGGTGGTTATGGAGGATCTTCTAGTAGTTATGGTAGTGGCGGAGATGACTCGTATAGTG gTCATGGATCTTCTGGTATTTATGATTCTGGATCAAGTGGACATGGTGGTAGTAGCTATGACGATGGTTCGTCCGATGAATATATTTCCAGCGATCATGGATCAGGAGGATATAGCGGATCTTCTGGTGGTTATGGTGGTTCATCGGGAGGATATGGTGGATCTTCTGGTGGTCATGGAGGTTCATCAGGAGGCTACAGTGGATCTTCCGGTGGATTTGGTGGTTCATCGGGAGGATACAGTGGATCTTCAAGCGGTCATGGTGGCTCATCAGGAGGATTCGGTATATCTTCTGGTGGATATGGTGGTTCATCAGGAGGATATGGTGGATCTTCCGGTGGTCATGGAGGTTCGTCAGGAGGCTACAGTGGTTCCCTAGGAAGCTATGGAAGTTCATCTGGAGGTTATGGCGGTTCTTCAAGTGGAATTTTATTCAGTGGCTATTCTGCTAGCAATCACAAAGGATCATCTGGTGGACACGGAGGAAGTTCATCCGGTGGATACGGAG GTAGTTCATTAGGTGGATACGGTGGAAGTTCATCCGGTGGATACGGAGGTAGTTCATTTGGAGGTCATGGAGGAAGTTCATCTGGAGGATATGGTGGAAGTTCATTCGGAGGACTTGGAGGAAGTTCATCTGGAGGATATGGTGGAAGTTCATTCGGAGGATTCGGAGGAAGTTCATCAGGAGGATATGGTGGTAGTTCATTTGGAGGACACGGAGGAAGTTCTGGAGGATATGGAGGAAGTTCGGGAGGTTTTGGAGGCTACTCGGGTAGTGACCATGGTTCCAGCTCTGGAGGCCATGGTGGAGACACCTACTCAGCCCCAGGACAGGATAGCTATGGACCACCAGGGGAAAGTTTTccttatactaaaaaataa
- the LOC114128878 gene encoding uncharacterized protein LOC114128878 isoform X29, whose amino-acid sequence MGTLSIAVFCFLATASIFDTTCATFGGKEHVHIRVHVPTIVKEVYVKKPVHHYEHHDDHYSGHSDHGSSSGGYGGSSSSYGSGGDDSYSGHGSSGIYDSGSSGHGGSSYDDGSSDEYISSDHGSGGYSGSSGGYGGSSGGYGGSSGGHGGSSGGYSGSSGGFGGSSGGYSGSSSGHGGSSGGFGISSGGYGGSSGGYGGSSGGHGGSSGGYSGSLGSYGSSSGGYGGSSSGILFSGYSASNHKGSSGGHGGSSSGGYGGSSSGGYGGSSSGGYGGSSFGGHGGSSSGGYGGSSLGGYGGSSSGGYGGSSFGGHGGSSSGGYGGSSFGGLGGSSSGGYGGSSFGGFGGSSSGGYGGSSFGGHGGSSGGYGGSSGGFGGYSGSDHGSSSGGHGGDTYSAPGQDSYGPPGESFPYTKK is encoded by the exons aTGGGCACTTTATCAATCGCA GTCTTTTGTTTCCTTGCAACCGCCAGCATATTCGACACCACATGTGCAACATTTGGCGGCAAAGAACa TGTACATATTCGTGTGCATGTGCCAACCATCGTGAAAGaagtttatgtaaaaaaaccaGTTCACCATTACGAACACCACGATGACCATTATTCTGGCCACAGTGATCATGGTAGTTCATCTGGTGGTTATGGAGGATCTTCTAGTAGTTATGGTAGTGGCGGAGATGACTCGTATAGTG gTCATGGATCTTCTGGTATTTATGATTCTGGATCAAGTGGACATGGTGGTAGTAGCTATGACGATGGTTCGTCCGATGAATATATTTCCAGCGATCATGGATCAGGAGGATATAGCGGATCTTCTGGTGGTTATGGTGGTTCATCGGGAGGATATGGTGGATCTTCTGGTGGTCATGGAGGTTCATCAGGAGGCTACAGTGGATCTTCCGGTGGATTTGGTGGTTCATCGGGAGGATACAGTGGATCTTCAAGCGGTCATGGTGGCTCATCAGGAGGATTCGGTATATCTTCTGGTGGATATGGTGGTTCATCAGGAGGATATGGTGGATCTTCCGGTGGTCATGGAGGTTCGTCAGGAGGCTACAGTGGTTCCCTAGGAAGCTATGGAAGTTCATCTGGAGGTTATGGCGGTTCTTCAAGTGGAATTTTATTCAGTGGCTATTCTGCTAGCAATCACAAAGGATCATCTGGTGGACACGGAGGAAGTTCATCCGGTGGATACGGAGGTAGTTCATCCGGTGGATACGGAG GTAGTTCATCCGGTGGATACGGAG GTAGTTCATTCGGTGGACACGGAGGTAGTTCATCTGGTGGATATGGAGGTAGTTCATTAGGTGGATACGGTGGAAGTTCATCCGGTGGATACGGAGGTAGTTCATTTGGAGGTCATGGAGGAAGTTCATCTGGAGGATATGGTGGAAGTTCATTCGGAGGACTTGGAGGAAGTTCATCTGGAGGATATGGTGGAAGTTCATTCGGAGGATTCGGAGGAAGTTCATCAGGAGGATATGGTGGTAGTTCATTTGGAGGACACGGAGGAAGTTCTGGAGGATATGGAGGAAGTTCGGGAGGTTTTGGAGGCTACTCGGGTAGTGACCATGGTTCCAGCTCTGGAGGCCATGGTGGAGACACCTACTCAGCCCCAGGACAGGATAGCTATGGACCACCAGGGGAAAGTTTTccttatactaaaaaataa